A window from Glandiceps talaboti chromosome 15, keGlaTala1.1, whole genome shotgun sequence encodes these proteins:
- the LOC144446325 gene encoding dual oxidase maturation factor 1-like → MLSKYFTAFRHGGDAPTQYGENRTAVTADVLEVGIVFCSLILVLAYLVVLPGIRGRKRLYGAVRGLLAIFIGATIILVNFGQEWEVSRIHTQTEYKAATDQDIEAEVGVKIGLRSVNITLRGTPENQINEQINYNERFSWDSWDQGRNFYSPYAGQVNREFRDAQYRGLPYPILWIAEYFTIDAENLRWGRSYRMSGYYAHIMIWTAFPTWIIANILLFMVINYAAYCMILTGLWLLLANFLYWILRWGPELSIPFADGVLNFHFGWCFWITFVTGIICVLCGFLVLVCNKLWPDKTADFFQDYDRPVRRRERDNAMQEERVQHLPTGDTVLELQDFDDSESGVDNDSHGNQSRRSVSVASSSIDSILNSQTDLKDDQRTSSNNSGSTGQGRIIRVTPTTGHQNLHSI, encoded by the exons ATGCTGAGCAAATATTTTACTGCATTCCGACACGGCGGAGATGCACCAACACAGTACGGAGAGAATCGCACTGCAGTCACGGCTGATGTTCTGGAAGTCGGTATCGTCTTCTGCAGTTTAATTTTAGTACTAGCTTACTTGGTTGTACTGCCTGGAATACGAGGGAGAAAG AGACTATATGGGGCAGTACGTGGACTACTTGCAATTTTCATTGGAGCCACAATAATTC TTGTAAACTTTGGACAAGAATGGGAAGTTTCCCGGATCCATACACAGACCGAATACAAAGCCGCAACGGATCAGGACATCGAAGCTGAAGTTGGAGTCAAAATTGGACTTCGGAGTGTCAACATTACGTTGAGAG GAACCCCAGAAAaccaaataaatgaacaaattaattacaACGAAAGGTTCTCATGGGATTCATGGGACCAAGGAAGAAACTTCTATTCGCCATATG CTGGTCAAGTCAACCGAGAGTTTCGTGACGCCCAGTACCGGGGTCTCCCCTACCCGATACTGTGGATAGCTGAATATTTTACGATAGATGCCGAAAACCTACGTTGGGGGCGCTCATACCGAATGTCTGGATACTACGCACATATAATGATATG GACTGCATTTCCAACTTGGATCATAGCTAATATTCTGTTATTCATGGTAATCAACTATGCTGCCTACTGTATGATATTAACCGGTCTGTGGCTCCTATTGGCTAATTTCTTGTACTGGATATTACGATGGGGTCCAGAACTAAGTATTCCATTTGCTGATGGGGTACTAAATTTTCACTTTGGATGGTGTTTTTGGATAACGTTTGTGACAG gcattatttgtgttttatgtGGTTTCCTTGTTCTGGTTTGCAACAAACTATGGCCTGATAAAACAGCTGACTTCTTCCAAGATTACGACAGACCTGTTCGGAGACGAGAAAGAGACAATGCAATGCAGGAGGAAAGAGTACAACATTTGCCAACCGGTGACACTGTGTTGGAGTTACAAGATTTTGATGACTCAGAGTCTGGGGTAGATAATGATAGTCATGGAAATCAGTCTAGACGA tCTGTATCTGTAGCTTCCAGTTCTATTGACTCAATACTCAACTCACAAACAGACCTCAAGGATGACCAAAGAACTAGTTCCAATAACTCTGGCAGTACTGGACAAGGAAGAATAATAAGGGTTACACCAACTACAGGCCACCAAAATTTACACTcaatttaa